In Candidatus Hydrogenedentota bacterium, a single window of DNA contains:
- a CDS encoding polysaccharide biosynthesis/export family protein: MKSQYQCACLVFALAVLMLLGAGCATSGRAGDGIIMVGEKGENRPVTPEEIDAMCGLDQPYYLQVGDVVNLDFAIRSMRTNEVPWDYRIEVGDSMEVRLGPRPVEPGEYKLEVGDVIGISFLDNWQLNVTRTVRPDGMITAPEVGDVQARGLTPLGLRDELKQVYAASGLIEGEPRVTVNVDFVNLDRYGDMSRDVIVRPDGAISLPGVEQDMRIAGLTVSEATELIETETAKALQNRPIASLIIFPAVDTSVLSGMSGAVQLRPDGRISVARLGDVQAAGYSLDELVHTLQQQCEGLIHNPVEISADVLKATGGRIYVGGEVNQPGVYPLEGAPSALQAVLMANGLKDTSRLNNVIVLRRNPNGKPYVFNTNLRVALTRGHTDNDILLRPFDTVYVPKKTISRLNLFVEQYIEEMVPFDNSMGINAQYYLNEQEVDSKSKNINFSTGITGIADILNP, encoded by the coding sequence ATGAAATCACAGTATCAGTGCGCCTGCTTGGTCTTTGCTCTAGCCGTACTGATGCTCCTGGGAGCGGGGTGCGCCACTTCGGGGCGCGCCGGCGACGGGATCATCATGGTCGGCGAGAAGGGCGAAAACCGGCCTGTAACACCGGAGGAAATCGACGCCATGTGCGGGCTCGACCAGCCCTATTATCTGCAGGTCGGCGACGTGGTCAATCTCGATTTCGCCATACGCAGCATGCGGACAAATGAAGTGCCCTGGGACTACCGCATCGAGGTCGGCGACAGCATGGAAGTGCGGTTGGGGCCGCGGCCCGTCGAGCCGGGCGAATACAAGCTCGAGGTGGGCGATGTGATTGGCATTTCCTTCCTCGATAACTGGCAGTTGAACGTCACGCGCACCGTGCGCCCGGACGGGATGATCACCGCGCCGGAAGTCGGCGACGTGCAGGCGCGTGGGCTTACGCCCCTCGGACTGCGCGACGAGCTGAAGCAGGTCTACGCCGCGTCGGGGCTCATTGAAGGAGAGCCTCGCGTTACGGTCAATGTCGACTTCGTGAACCTGGACCGCTACGGGGACATGAGCCGCGACGTGATCGTCCGGCCGGATGGCGCAATCAGTCTTCCGGGCGTCGAACAGGACATGCGCATCGCGGGGTTGACGGTTAGTGAAGCGACGGAACTCATCGAGACGGAAACCGCCAAGGCGTTGCAGAACCGGCCGATTGCGAGCCTCATCATATTCCCCGCGGTGGACACGAGCGTCCTGAGCGGCATGAGCGGGGCCGTTCAACTGCGGCCCGACGGTAGGATTTCCGTTGCGCGCCTGGGCGACGTGCAAGCCGCCGGTTACAGCTTGGATGAACTGGTGCACACGCTGCAGCAGCAGTGCGAGGGCCTGATTCACAACCCCGTCGAGATCAGCGCGGACGTGCTGAAGGCGACAGGCGGCCGCATCTACGTGGGCGGCGAAGTCAACCAGCCGGGCGTGTACCCGCTCGAGGGCGCGCCGAGCGCGCTGCAGGCCGTCCTGATGGCCAACGGTTTGAAGGACACGTCGCGGCTGAACAACGTGATTGTGCTGCGGCGCAACCCCAACGGGAAGCCCTACGTCTTTAACACCAACCTTCGCGTGGCTCTGACGCGCGGCCACACGGACAACGATATTCTCTTGCGCCCCTTTGACACGGTGTACGTGCCGAAGAAGACCATTTCGAGGCTGAATCTGTTCGTCGAGCAGTACATCGAGGAGATGGTGCCCTTCGACAACAGCATGGGCATTAACGCGCAGTACTACCTCAACGAACAGGAAGTGGATTCGAAGAGCAAGAACATCAACTTCAGCACGGGCATAACGGGAATTGCGGATATCCTGAATCCGTAA